In Roseiconus lacunae, the DNA window GAGACTGGTCGAGTCCGCCTTTGACGAGTGAGTCAAATTCGTCCTTGTTGTACGCGATCGCGCTGCCGCTGCCGCCCATCGTAAAACTGGGGCGAACGATGGCAGGCAAGCCGACTTCGTCGAGAGCCTTGCGGGCTTCTTCGATGGTGTGAACGGTGAAGCCTTTGCAAACGTCCAAGCCGATCTTTTCCATCGCGACTTTAAACTTGTCACGTTCCTCGGCTTTTGCGATCACCTTGGCATTGGCGGCGATCATTTCGACGCCGTGTTTTTCCAAGACGCCGTTGGCATCGAGATCCATCGCGACGTTCAGGCCGGTTTGGCCACCGAGAGTCGGGAGCAAGGCGTCGGGCTTTTCCTTTTCGATCACCTTTTCAACCATCTGCCACGTCAGCGGCTCGACATAGGTTGAATCGGCGGTCGCCGGGTCGGTCATGATGGTGGCCGGGTTACTGTTGACCAGCACCACCTCGTAACCTTCTTCGCGGAGGGCCTTGCAGGCCTGCGTCCCCGAGTAATCGAATTCACAAGCTTGGCCGATAACGATAGGGCCGCTTCCGATAAGCAGAATTTTTTTAATGTCGTCGCGTCGTGGCACGTCGATTTTCCGGTGTTCAGTACGATCGAATCCAAATTTCGGGAAGGATATCAGATGAACCACCGCTTTGCGTAGGACACCAAGCCTCAGTTTTTCAGGTTCGTGCCCCAGTTTTCCCTCAGTCCACTCCCAAGGGGGTTGGTCTCGAGCGGTGCGCCGGCCATCCGCCGGCGGTCCTTCCGCCACCGGCGATTCGAGTCAGGATTGCGATCGCGATCGTCACGCAGGGGCGATCGTCACGCAGGGTCGGGAACCGCGTTGATGTCTTCGTCCGCCGGTGGCAGTTCTTCCGAGTCAGCCACAGCGGCGGTCGCCGCGTTCGATTTGTCCCAAAACGATACGAAGAACAGGATCGCGACGGCTGCGGCAAGCCCTGCCGGCAGCAACCAAAATTCCTTCGCCCCGGCGAGCCAACCTTCTTGCGACGTCGGGTCCAGTTCGATGTGATCGCCCCAACGACCCAGAACGAGGTTGCCGACCAGCATGCCCGCACCGTAAGTGAGCAGCCCGATCAGCGCTTGGGCGCTCGTCCGCATATCACGCGGGGCAAGACGGTCGGTGTAGAGTTGACCGGTGACAAAGAAAAAGTCGTAGCAGATGCCGTGCAACGCAATTCCTAACACCAGCATCGCTCCGCTAGACGGCATCAAGCCAAACAACGCATAACGAAGCGCCCAGGCCAACATCCCAACGAGCAGCATCATCTTGACGCCCAGTCGCTTTAGGAAGAATGGCACGAGTGCCATAAAGAAAATCTCGCTCAGTTGGCCGAGAGCCATGATCGCCGTCGTCTTATCGCCGAACGCCATGTATGTGACGAACTCGTTTGTTCGGGCGTAATAAAACGCCAAAGGGATGCAAATCAGAAACGAGCAAATCGCGAACACCAGGTAGCTGGGGTTGGCGAACAACTGGACGGCATCGAGCCCCAGCACCTTTTGGATATTTACGGGTTGCTCGCGGCCTTGTGGCGGCGATTTGGGAAGCGAAAAGCTGTAGAAGCCGTAGATCACGCTGACGACCGCGCCGATTTGAAGTGGCACCGCCGTCTTCGCAGCGTCTTCAACACCAGGAAGGACGGGCAACGGAAAGATCCCAAAGAATGATTCTGAAACCACGAGGCCGGCGACGATCCAGCCGATCGTCCCCCAGAGCCTGATTTTGGGAAAGTCAGACTCGACCGATTCCACGTTTTGAAACGTGATCGCGTTGACCAGTGCCAGTGTCGGCATGTAACAGATAAAGAAGGCCAGCATGACCCAGTAAAATTGGTCGGGCGCCGAATCGATCGTGCTGCAATACCACAGTAAAACGCCCCCGATCAAATGCAGCACCGCATTGACGATCTCTTTGTTGAATAGCCGGTCTGCGACGTAGCCGACGATCAGCGGTGCAGCGAGCGCCGCCCAAGGTTGGGTCGAGTAAATGTCACCGATGATGGAGTTCAAACTCTCCTCGGCGGCGAAAACGACTCCTAGGTATGTGCCTAGCGAAACAAAAAAGATGCCCCAGACAAAAAACTGGAGGAACATCATCAATTTCAAGCGAACGGTGGTAGGCATCGTGTGCGTCTAACTCGTGGGCGGCAATGTCTGGCGTGATGGAAACGTGGCAAGACCCAATCGGAGTTCTGCCGTGCTACTGCGCCGACGACAGGGCTTCACGGGTAGTTCGGATCCATCCGGCCGAGGTCGGCGGAACAAGACTCGAAATTGGGCAGGTTCCTATAATAACGCTGTGATCGCCTCGCCGTGTACCACCAGAACGAACTTGTCACTCGCACTGCCGTGGCATGTCGTTTCTCGCCCGCAAAGGTTTCCGAGTCTTCGCGACCGCCCCATGCTGCAGACTGAACGATGTTGCACACCGAACCCGAACCGTCAGCAAGCCGCCAAGGACGATGCGAGCTTTGCGGACGCCTCACCAAGCGAGGCACAACTGAGCATCACCTGATCCCTCGGACATGCCACCGCAACAAGTGGTTTAAAAAACGCTACACTCGCCAGCAGATGCAAAAAACGATCTCCGTCTGTCATGACTGCCATCGCTGCATCCATCGGTTCGTCCCGCGGGAAAAAGAGCTGGGGCGTTCGTACAACACCATCGAAGACCTGCTCGCCCACGAGCAAATCGGCAGATTCGTCGAATGGGTCAGTCAACGAAAATAACCCCGCGCATCGCGTCGCAAAACACTCGCTTTGCGGTTAACTTGCCCGCGGTTAACACTCGGTTTTACGGCACCACCACGCGGCAGCACGAACACATGGATGATTCCGGTTGGGACGAAGACGATCATGACTTCGATGCTTCGGGCGAAGGGTTTTCGCTCGACGATCTCGGTGCCGCCTACGCCAGGGCTGCCGCGAAGCACGACCCCGAAGCCTTCGCCGAACCTCCCCAGCCCGAGCCGGTTGACGAGGGTAGTGGAGACGATTCGGTCGTCGATCAAGACGTCCCAGAAGACGACGCCGTCCATCCCGAAGGCATCATCGAAGCGGCGTTGTTTGTCGGGCATCCGGAAAACAATGCCTTCACCGCTCAGCGGTTGGCGTCCCTGATGCGCGACGTCACCGAAGACGAAGTGATCGAGATGATCGATTCGCTCAACGCGTCCTACAAAGAATACCGGCAGGCATTTCGAATCATCGAAAGCGAAGGCGCCTACCGCATGTCAATCGCCCCGGCTGTCGAGTCGGTTCGGCAATCGTTCTTGGGAAAAGTCCGCGAAACCCGTTTAAGCCAAGCGGCCATCGAAGTCCTCGCGCTCGTGGCCTATCAGCCCGGCATTACCAGTCAAAAGGTCCAGGACCAGCGTGGCAAGGAAAGCGGTTCGTTGCTCAACCAACTGGTCCGCCGACGATTGTTGGAAATGAAACGGCTGACTCCCGAAGACGGCGGCAAGAAGGTCCCGCACTACTATCCGACCGAACGATTCTTGACCCTGTTCGGGTTGCAGGCCCTCGACGACCTGCCGATGGTTGATGAGGGGCCCGCGGGGTTGTAGCCGGCGATGGATGGCTAGCTTTGTGATGAACCCTATTTTCTGCGGGCTATGATAGAGACAAAACAGCCTTTCTATCGTCAACAACTTCGATGAAACCAACGATGAATCAACGTGCGTTTCGATCTCCCGTTCTGATCTTGGTGATCCTGGTCTTGTGCGTTAGCCCTGTCGGCGCGGTCGCCGCAGAGCCCGCAGGGCGGTGGGTCGGCAGTTGGAATAGTCAGAGCACCGGACATCGAGGAGCGCTTCGGGCACGCATTCGTCAAGTTGATGAAGACACCTACCGCGCGTGGTTCGCCGGAAGGTTCGCGGTGGTGGTTCCCTTTGTTTATCCAGCTAAACTGGAACGCGTGCCCGGCACCTCGACCCGCTATCGATCCGATACCCGACTTCCATTGATGGGCAACTATCGAATGACTGCCGATATTGGTGGCGGTCAGTTTCGTGCCGTTTATCACAGCCGAAGTGACCGGGGCATGTTCATCATGAACCGACGCTAACGCGGTGTTCGTTTTTCTTTTCACAGTCGCCGCATGACGTTTGACACGGTCGTGCGGCTGCAGTTCGATTCTCCCATCAGCCGATTGGCGTTAGCCACGGTCTGCATGCAGTGAACCTCGGTTAACGCCCGTCGACTGAAAAGCAGAACCCTAACTTCCGGGCTAGGCGAAACGACTAGCCCGCTGTTTGGAACCGCTTCGGCAAGGTGAACGAGTAAATCACGATCAGCGAGCCGACGCTGAGGACCAACCACGGGAACCACTCTTTAGGTTTCCACGTTGTCGTTGTCTGGCCGGGGATCGATGACGGATCCAGCAGGCCCTTTGGGCTCGACCCTCGATTGGAATAGAAGTCGGCGCTCTCGATGATCAGCGACTCGAATCCAATAATGATGGCCATGATGCCCAAGGCAATAAAGAACGCGCGCCACATGGCTCAGGCTCCTGGTTTTCTTGGGGGAGGGGATTTCTTCGTGGGGAGGGAAAAGGCATCGCCAGGGCATCCCAGCCCTGTCGACGCACCAGGAATTTGTTTCGGCAAACCGGCCCCGGGGCGTTGATCGACAGTTCCAGATGCGGCGTAGCCCCTACCGCTGATCCAACCCGCACCAAAAGCAATCCTCAGGGCCGACGTAAGCGGTGCGACCGTCAAACGGATCGGCAATGCGATCGGCGTTGACGGGTTTTTGGTGCGACCGAACCGGCGTGTGGCCCGATCCCGCAGATCACCCCGGAAACGGCGCGGGCTAAGATCGACGTCTTGAAATCCCGGGCCGGCTCATTAAGGGATCGCTAGTGGGGAGATTGGCTCCGTTGAACGAAGCGAGAGCTCACCGAGACCCCGAAGACTTGACGAAGCCGTCAGTTGTACTACATTCCCGATTCGCCGGGCTTAATATCCGGCAAATTGAGTATAAGTTTTTCTAATGGTGGTTCATTTTGCAGCTTCGCACGCTCGAAATTTTTTGCGAGATCGCTCGTCGTCGCAGCTTTTCCAAAGCTGCCCAGACCCACGGCATCAGCCAAAGCGCTGTGAGCCAAGCAGTGCATCAATTGGAGCAGCAGTTGGGGGTGCAATTAATCGACCGGTCGACCCGTCCACTGACGTTGACGAAGGCCGGGGACCGTTTTCAATCGGGCTTGGTTGACATCCTCGGCCGTTACCAACGCCTCGCCGAAGAGGTGGGGTCGATCGGCCGAAATTTGACCGGTCAATTACAGATCGCGGCGATCTATTCGATCGGTTTGAGCTACATGCCGGATGCGAAGGAAGAATTCGCACGGTTATATCCGGACGTTGAAGTCCGCACCCACTTCGGCAGCAACGAAGGGGTCATCAAGGAAGTGATGACCGGTCAAGCAGAGCTTGGTCTGGTCAGTTTTCCGCGAACGAGCAAAGAGATTGTTTCGGTCGCGTGGCAAAAGGAACCTATTCGATTGGTTTGTGCCCCCGGGCATCCGCTGGCCAGTCGGACCGAAGTCGAACCGAAGGACCTCGTCGGCTTGGAAATGGTCGGTTTTGAGTCCTCGTTGGAGCTTCGTCAGATGATCGACTTGGTGTTGCGTCGTGCAGGCGTGCGGGTTGATTTTCAGGACGAATTTGACAACGCCGATTCGATCGTTCGGGCAATACAAGTCAACGAAAGCGCTGGCTTTTTACCGGAAGCCGTTGTGAGGCGTGAGACGGCCAACGGCGCGTTACGCGTCGTCG includes these proteins:
- a CDS encoding MFS transporter, with product MPTTVRLKLMMFLQFFVWGIFFVSLGTYLGVVFAAEESLNSIIGDIYSTQPWAALAAPLIVGYVADRLFNKEIVNAVLHLIGGVLLWYCSTIDSAPDQFYWVMLAFFICYMPTLALVNAITFQNVESVESDFPKIRLWGTIGWIVAGLVVSESFFGIFPLPVLPGVEDAAKTAVPLQIGAVVSVIYGFYSFSLPKSPPQGREQPVNIQKVLGLDAVQLFANPSYLVFAICSFLICIPLAFYYARTNEFVTYMAFGDKTTAIMALGQLSEIFFMALVPFFLKRLGVKMMLLVGMLAWALRYALFGLMPSSGAMLVLGIALHGICYDFFFVTGQLYTDRLAPRDMRTSAQALIGLLTYGAGMLVGNLVLGRWGDHIELDPTSQEGWLAGAKEFWLLPAGLAAAVAILFFVSFWDKSNAATAAVADSEELPPADEDINAVPDPA
- a CDS encoding SMC-Scp complex subunit ScpB, which gives rise to MGQSTKITPRIASQNTRFAVNLPAVNTRFYGTTTRQHEHMDDSGWDEDDHDFDASGEGFSLDDLGAAYARAAAKHDPEAFAEPPQPEPVDEGSGDDSVVDQDVPEDDAVHPEGIIEAALFVGHPENNAFTAQRLASLMRDVTEDEVIEMIDSLNASYKEYRQAFRIIESEGAYRMSIAPAVESVRQSFLGKVRETRLSQAAIEVLALVAYQPGITSQKVQDQRGKESGSLLNQLVRRRLLEMKRLTPEDGGKKVPHYYPTERFLTLFGLQALDDLPMVDEGPAGL
- a CDS encoding LysR family transcriptional regulator, translating into MARRRSFSKAAQTHGISQSAVSQAVHQLEQQLGVQLIDRSTRPLTLTKAGDRFQSGLVDILGRYQRLAEEVGSIGRNLTGQLQIAAIYSIGLSYMPDAKEEFARLYPDVEVRTHFGSNEGVIKEVMTGQAELGLVSFPRTSKEIVSVAWQKEPIRLVCAPGHPLASRTEVEPKDLVGLEMVGFESSLELRQMIDLVLRRAGVRVDFQDEFDNADSIVRAIQVNESAGFLPEAVVRRETANGALRVVACRALSMTRPLGIIFRRSDRPSRAGYEFGSMLLGRPLEPDREKRSSGSHRKPSSGPSIDGQTSIVA